A DNA window from Porphyromonas gingivalis ATCC 33277 contains the following coding sequences:
- a CDS encoding porin family protein — MNRRYFLLNACFWSLCFILSAQESNASVRPSLWEFSGRVGMHVGASTPVPVPQAMEHVYVWYPRLNPMVQLSASRRLLAGSPWAVNVGIAVEKKGMEATTRVKDMKVAIVSDSPYAGNPDEEYPGLFTGDNNTEIRLGYLTIPVQAEYNMLKDRLKLRGGLYTSLLLESSFRVIIDGTMVYDDPKLGTAQMDLRELNFSDKIKGADFGVIIGADYYFARQIGAFADVTFGLIPLTGTHFKAIPYRMYNVFARIGFSYRLNY; from the coding sequence ATGAACCGGCGATATTTTCTTTTGAATGCTTGCTTTTGGAGCCTCTGCTTCATCCTGTCGGCTCAGGAGTCGAACGCTTCTGTCCGGCCGTCGCTTTGGGAGTTTTCCGGCAGAGTGGGTATGCATGTGGGAGCATCCACACCGGTACCCGTACCCCAAGCCATGGAGCACGTCTACGTGTGGTATCCGAGACTGAATCCGATGGTGCAACTGAGTGCTTCGCGTCGTTTGCTTGCCGGCAGTCCGTGGGCTGTGAACGTGGGTATAGCCGTAGAGAAAAAAGGCATGGAAGCTACCACACGAGTGAAAGATATGAAAGTAGCTATCGTGTCGGACTCGCCTTATGCCGGCAACCCTGATGAAGAATATCCGGGACTATTCACCGGCGACAACAATACGGAGATACGGCTGGGCTACCTGACGATACCCGTACAGGCGGAATACAATATGCTCAAGGACAGGCTGAAGCTGCGCGGAGGTCTCTATACGTCCCTGCTGCTGGAGAGTTCCTTCCGTGTGATCATCGACGGTACGATGGTCTATGACGATCCCAAGCTGGGAACAGCGCAGATGGATCTGCGCGAACTGAACTTCTCGGACAAGATAAAGGGAGCGGATTTCGGTGTCATAATAGGAGCCGACTATTATTTCGCGCGACAGATAGGTGCGTTTGCCGATGTCACATTCGGCCTGATCCCTCTGACGGGTACACACTTCAAGGCTATTCCTTACCGGATGTATAATGTCTTCGCACGCATCGGATTTTCCTACAGACTCAATTACTGA
- a CDS encoding L-serine ammonia-lyase, producing the protein MESITQIYRIGYGPSSSHTIGPRRAAEMFLDRNPRAASFRVTLYGSLAATGKGHLTDAAILAVLEAKAPTEIVWKPEIFQNFHPNGMLFESFDKEGKQLDDWLIYSIGGGVLANEHFNEQRGREVYPLSKMADILDELNRRGLSYWEYVEENEDPDIWDYLAEVWSVMRSAIQEGLDAEGVLPGGLGVRRKAASYLIRAQGYSPGVRSRGNVYAYALAVSEQNASGGKIVTAPTCGSCGVVPAVLHHLQQTREFSDKRILRALATAGLFANVVRTNASISGAEVGCQGEVGVACAMGAAASSQLFGGTLSQIEYAAEMALEHHLGLTCDPVCGLVQVPCIERNAFAAARALDANTYANFSDGRHRISFDQVVEVMRQTGKDLPSLYKETSQGGLAIVHC; encoded by the coding sequence ATGGAATCGATAACCCAAATATATCGCATCGGCTACGGTCCGAGCAGTAGCCACACGATCGGCCCGCGTCGGGCTGCTGAGATGTTTCTCGATCGGAATCCCCGGGCGGCCTCTTTCCGTGTTACGCTATACGGCAGCCTTGCTGCCACGGGCAAAGGACACCTCACGGATGCAGCTATCCTTGCCGTCTTGGAAGCAAAGGCTCCGACCGAAATCGTTTGGAAACCGGAGATCTTCCAAAATTTTCACCCCAACGGCATGCTCTTCGAGAGCTTTGACAAAGAGGGCAAGCAGCTCGACGACTGGCTCATCTATAGCATCGGCGGCGGAGTCTTGGCCAACGAACACTTCAACGAACAGCGAGGTCGCGAGGTATATCCGCTCAGCAAGATGGCAGATATTCTCGACGAACTGAACAGGCGCGGCCTAAGCTATTGGGAGTATGTGGAAGAAAACGAAGATCCCGATATATGGGACTATTTGGCTGAGGTCTGGTCGGTAATGCGGAGCGCCATTCAGGAGGGGCTCGATGCCGAGGGGGTGCTGCCGGGTGGACTGGGCGTTCGCCGGAAGGCAGCCAGCTATCTGATTCGTGCGCAGGGGTATTCGCCGGGTGTACGAAGCCGAGGCAATGTATATGCCTATGCTTTGGCCGTGAGCGAACAGAATGCATCGGGCGGCAAGATCGTAACGGCTCCGACATGTGGGTCATGCGGCGTTGTACCGGCGGTACTCCACCACCTCCAACAGACTCGTGAGTTCAGCGATAAGCGCATATTGCGTGCACTGGCTACGGCCGGCCTTTTTGCTAATGTGGTGCGCACCAATGCTTCTATTTCGGGTGCCGAAGTCGGCTGTCAGGGCGAAGTGGGAGTGGCTTGTGCCATGGGAGCGGCAGCCAGCAGCCAGCTATTCGGGGGTACCCTGTCCCAAATCGAATATGCTGCAGAGATGGCTTTGGAGCATCACCTCGGACTGACCTGCGACCCTGTATGCGGATTGGTGCAGGTACCTTGTATCGAACGAAATGCCTTTGCGGCAGCACGAGCTTTGGATGCCAATACCTATGCCAATTTCAGCGATGGCAGACACCGCATTTCGTTCGATCAGGTCGTGGAAGTGATGCGTCAGACGGGCAAGGATTTGCCGAGTCTATATAAGGAAACCTCTCAGGGTGGATTGGCCATAGTACACTGCTGA
- a CDS encoding glycoside hydrolase family 27 protein produces the protein MKRCAFSLFGRPTGFLLILLLAFPALYALSPTEGSPRILLPGRSIWPMDREWTFKIPYLGSRPTHWAIKRLPEGFTFDSHEGIIRGRASSRIVFEFEISAANESGADSCIWQVEVSRYNGLAPVMGWSTRWLKEKEINEQTILDVADAMQSKGLVAAGYNHIIIESHWQTSVRDSDGRIKADPLRFPNGIKHLADELHRRGMRLGLSSNASPLNVHGLSGSFEKEAIDAATFSEWGVDFIKYDYCCSPPISIVAQQRYGAMGRALAATGRPPFFSVCEWGELMPWSWGVTVRAGSWRTSFDIQDKWKAGRYSKRDNGIWDAAMINLRYAQHANRGRAISDPDLLLIGSPSNGCTAEEYHAQMQMWAMMRAPLVFAADPRSVSAEAVALLTHPDLIAVDQDASFRNIVEERRADGTHLWTRQLTKGTAVLVVNTGESPTTTSIVSRPDSSSAWDVSRAAYVSPSDLERIVLSPHAARLFIFE, from the coding sequence ATGAAAAGGTGCGCTTTCTCTCTGTTCGGAAGACCGACAGGCTTTCTTCTGATTCTCCTTCTCGCATTTCCTGCTCTCTATGCACTGAGTCCGACAGAGGGTAGTCCGCGTATTCTTTTGCCCGGACGATCTATTTGGCCCATGGATCGGGAATGGACCTTCAAGATACCTTATCTGGGATCACGCCCCACGCATTGGGCTATCAAGCGTTTGCCCGAAGGATTCACATTCGATTCCCACGAAGGAATTATTCGCGGTAGGGCTTCTTCTCGCATCGTATTCGAATTTGAAATATCGGCAGCCAACGAATCGGGTGCCGACAGTTGCATTTGGCAAGTGGAAGTGAGTCGGTATAATGGATTGGCTCCCGTTATGGGTTGGAGTACACGTTGGCTGAAGGAGAAAGAAATAAACGAGCAGACTATTTTGGATGTGGCCGATGCGATGCAAAGTAAAGGACTGGTTGCAGCCGGATATAACCATATCATCATAGAAAGCCACTGGCAAACGTCCGTACGTGACAGCGACGGGAGAATTAAGGCGGATCCTTTACGTTTCCCCAATGGGATCAAACATTTGGCCGATGAACTGCATCGTCGCGGTATGCGGCTCGGCCTTTCCTCCAATGCATCTCCTCTTAACGTTCATGGCTTGAGTGGTAGTTTTGAGAAAGAGGCGATAGATGCCGCCACATTCTCCGAGTGGGGTGTGGATTTTATCAAATACGACTACTGCTGTTCACCGCCTATATCCATCGTTGCGCAGCAACGGTATGGTGCCATGGGGCGCGCACTTGCGGCAACGGGACGTCCTCCGTTCTTCTCCGTATGCGAATGGGGTGAATTGATGCCCTGGTCTTGGGGCGTAACGGTGCGTGCCGGCAGTTGGCGTACCTCTTTCGACATTCAAGACAAGTGGAAAGCTGGTCGATATTCTAAACGCGACAATGGTATTTGGGATGCAGCAATGATCAATTTGCGCTACGCTCAGCATGCCAATCGTGGCCGCGCGATCTCCGATCCGGATCTGCTATTGATAGGAAGCCCCTCCAACGGTTGTACAGCGGAAGAATACCATGCACAAATGCAAATGTGGGCGATGATGCGCGCTCCGCTGGTCTTTGCTGCCGATCCGCGCTCCGTATCGGCGGAGGCGGTAGCACTGCTGACGCATCCCGATCTGATTGCAGTTGATCAGGATGCTTCTTTCCGTAATATCGTGGAGGAACGTCGTGCTGACGGTACACATTTGTGGACACGTCAGCTGACGAAAGGAACGGCCGTCTTGGTTGTGAATACAGGAGAAAGCCCGACGACAACGAGCATCGTTTCACGCCCCGACTCATCATCTGCGTGGGACGTATCGCGAGCTGCTTATGTGTCGCCGAGCGACTTGGAACGAATCGTCCTGTCGCCGCACGCAGCCCGACTGTTTATTTTCGAATAA
- a CDS encoding DEAD/DEAH box helicase — protein MKTFEELGIAKPFLKAIAELGFEQPMPVQEEVIPYLLGEDIDLIALAQTGTGKTAAFGLPLLQKIDLSGGRPQALVLCPTRELCLQIADDLNSYSKYLSDVHILPVYGGTPIDAQIRALRRGVQIVVATPGRLLDLMRREAVSLSDIHTVVLDEADEMLNMGFAEDLEQILADIPSERHLLLFSATMPKEISKIAASYMKDPKEIVIGNKNEGNANIKHLYYMVSARHKYLALKRIADYYPNIYGIVFCRTRKETQEIADQLIQDGYNADSLHGDLSQAQRDYVMQKFRVRNLQLLVATDVAARGLDVNDLTHVIHFGLPDDVESYTHRSGRTARAGKTGLSIAICHVKEKGKIKNIERTMQKQIERARIPSGAEICEKQLFNLADRIERVDIENTTAIDSVLNEVNKKLEWIEKDELIRRVMALEFNRMLDYYQRAEDVEEVVERKKDEASRDRKNRRRGAGEAEEGMTRLFINFGKMDQMFPNRLIELINRCIPGRVNIGRIDLMPRFAFFDVDEFEAKNVVETLNRYEVDGRRIHVEYADAKKDYAGGKKGGDKNFSARRKDFDGRRSENSTSRKNKGRKEKPTEGRFYDKFDSKQRKRRK, from the coding sequence ATGAAAACATTTGAAGAATTAGGCATTGCCAAACCGTTTTTGAAAGCAATTGCCGAATTGGGCTTCGAACAGCCCATGCCTGTGCAGGAAGAAGTAATACCTTATCTCCTCGGAGAGGACATCGACCTGATCGCTTTGGCACAGACCGGCACAGGCAAGACTGCCGCTTTCGGCCTTCCGCTGCTCCAGAAAATAGATTTGTCGGGAGGACGACCGCAGGCTTTGGTACTCTGCCCGACTCGCGAACTGTGTCTACAGATAGCAGACGACTTGAACAGCTATTCCAAGTATTTGTCCGATGTGCACATCCTGCCCGTTTACGGAGGTACACCTATAGATGCGCAGATCAGAGCCTTGCGCCGTGGTGTGCAAATCGTCGTGGCAACGCCCGGCCGTCTCCTCGACCTGATGCGCCGTGAGGCCGTCAGCCTGTCGGACATTCATACGGTAGTATTGGATGAAGCGGATGAAATGCTCAATATGGGCTTTGCAGAAGATCTGGAGCAAATCCTCGCAGATATTCCATCCGAACGCCATCTGCTATTGTTTTCGGCTACGATGCCCAAAGAGATCTCCAAGATCGCCGCTTCGTACATGAAAGACCCCAAGGAAATTGTCATCGGCAATAAGAATGAGGGCAATGCCAATATCAAGCATCTATACTACATGGTCTCGGCACGCCATAAATATCTTGCACTAAAGCGAATTGCCGACTATTATCCCAATATCTATGGTATTGTTTTCTGTCGCACCCGTAAGGAAACGCAGGAGATTGCCGATCAACTGATTCAGGACGGCTATAACGCAGATTCTCTTCATGGCGATCTCAGTCAGGCTCAGCGCGACTATGTGATGCAGAAGTTTCGCGTCCGCAACCTTCAACTGCTCGTTGCCACCGATGTGGCTGCCCGCGGATTGGATGTGAACGATCTGACCCATGTGATTCACTTCGGTCTTCCCGATGATGTAGAGAGCTACACCCACCGAAGCGGTCGTACAGCTCGTGCAGGGAAAACAGGTCTTTCGATCGCCATCTGCCATGTCAAGGAGAAAGGCAAAATCAAGAATATAGAGCGCACGATGCAGAAGCAGATCGAACGTGCACGCATCCCTTCCGGAGCAGAGATATGCGAAAAGCAACTGTTCAATCTGGCCGACCGTATAGAACGTGTGGATATAGAGAACACAACGGCTATCGACTCTGTCTTGAACGAAGTGAACAAGAAGCTCGAATGGATTGAAAAAGACGAATTGATTCGTCGGGTAATGGCATTGGAGTTCAATCGCATGCTCGACTATTACCAACGTGCCGAGGACGTGGAAGAAGTGGTCGAGAGGAAAAAAGACGAGGCTTCGAGAGATCGTAAAAACCGAAGACGAGGAGCCGGCGAAGCAGAAGAAGGAATGACCCGTCTGTTCATCAATTTTGGCAAGATGGATCAAATGTTTCCCAACCGACTGATCGAGCTGATCAACCGTTGTATCCCGGGGCGTGTCAATATCGGACGGATCGACCTGATGCCCCGATTCGCTTTCTTCGATGTAGACGAGTTCGAAGCCAAGAATGTAGTAGAAACCCTCAATCGGTACGAAGTGGATGGTCGCCGCATCCATGTAGAGTATGCGGATGCCAAGAAAGACTATGCCGGGGGGAAAAAAGGTGGAGATAAGAACTTTTCCGCTCGTCGCAAAGATTTCGACGGGCGACGTAGTGAAAATTCCACTTCACGTAAAAACAAAGGTCGCAAAGAGAAACCGACGGAAGGACGTTTCTACGACAAGTTCGACTCCAAACAGCGCAAGCGTCGGAAGTAA
- a CDS encoding SIS domain-containing protein codes for MKAEIHNRTISEILAHEAEAIRTIPADNDYKAAIGLIVRQVHGSNGRLITSGMGKAGQIAANIATTFSSTGTPAYFLHPSEAQHGDLGLVRSGDIMLLISNSGRTREVLELVELTKRLVPDTKFILITGNPESQLAAEVDVCLATGNPAEVCPLGMTPTTSTTVMTVIGDVLVVGTMQEIGFGFEDYARRHHGGYLGDRSREICGR; via the coding sequence ATGAAGGCAGAAATACACAATCGAACCATCTCCGAAATACTGGCACATGAAGCTGAAGCCATCCGTACCATCCCTGCAGACAACGACTATAAGGCGGCTATCGGCCTCATTGTTCGTCAAGTGCATGGCTCTAACGGTCGGCTGATAACTTCGGGTATGGGCAAGGCCGGACAGATTGCTGCCAACATAGCCACGACTTTCAGTTCCACCGGTACTCCCGCATACTTCCTTCACCCGAGCGAAGCCCAGCATGGCGATTTGGGTTTGGTGCGTAGCGGTGATATTATGCTTCTGATCAGCAATTCGGGGCGAACGCGCGAAGTACTGGAGTTGGTAGAGCTGACCAAACGCTTGGTTCCCGATACGAAATTCATCCTCATTACAGGCAACCCCGAGAGCCAGCTTGCGGCGGAGGTGGATGTCTGCCTGGCCACCGGCAATCCGGCCGAAGTATGTCCTTTGGGAATGACTCCGACTACCAGTACGACGGTGATGACAGTGATCGGCGATGTTCTGGTCGTAGGTACGATGCAGGAGATCGGCTTCGGCTTCGAGGATTATGCACGTCGCCATCACGGCGGTTATCTTGGCGACAGAAGTCGCGAAATATGTGGGCGATAG
- a CDS encoding M16 family metallopeptidase: protein MDYQLYTLPSGLHVVYKPHAGEVTYAGFAIGVGTRHESSRHHGLAHLTEHMLFKGTSLRNSLQIIRRMEEVGAELNAFTEKESTYVYCIFPKAHFNRATNLLFDIVQHSRFPEEELTKEKTVVIDEINSYRDNPSELIFDEFENILFRHHPLGHNILGTEASVSRITGQIGRNFLRRHYRPDNMIFFLAGEADLSDWPLNPAEKVSIRNTDGTPLHTLREGFLPRTIRRHKDTYQHHILMGGPAYSLHDDRRIPLSLLNNILGGPGMNSRLNLSLREEHGYVYNVESNYTPYSDTGIFNIYLGCAPRYAEAAMELVRKELRYLIQHPLSPIELESAKRQFKGQLIVSADNKESTFLSLGKSMLLYGKYDPLSDIFHRIDAITSDRLREIAAEVLNPDSMLTLIYC, encoded by the coding sequence ATGGATTATCAACTATACACGCTGCCGAGCGGTTTGCATGTGGTATATAAACCGCATGCGGGCGAAGTTACATACGCCGGCTTTGCCATAGGCGTCGGCACACGCCACGAAAGCTCGCGGCATCATGGATTGGCTCATCTGACGGAACACATGCTCTTTAAGGGCACCAGCCTGCGCAATAGCCTTCAGATCATTCGTCGCATGGAAGAGGTCGGTGCCGAGCTTAATGCTTTCACCGAGAAAGAATCCACCTATGTGTACTGCATCTTTCCGAAAGCGCACTTCAACCGTGCCACCAATCTCCTTTTCGATATTGTACAGCATAGCCGATTCCCGGAAGAAGAATTGACCAAAGAGAAAACCGTTGTTATCGACGAAATCAATTCTTATCGAGACAATCCCTCGGAACTTATATTCGACGAATTCGAGAATATCCTTTTCCGTCATCATCCTCTCGGACATAACATTCTCGGCACAGAGGCTTCTGTATCACGCATCACGGGACAAATAGGTCGTAACTTCCTCCGTCGCCATTACCGGCCGGACAATATGATCTTCTTCCTGGCCGGAGAAGCAGACTTGTCCGATTGGCCCCTTAATCCGGCCGAGAAGGTCTCCATCCGTAATACCGATGGAACTCCTCTCCATACCCTCAGGGAAGGCTTTCTGCCGCGTACCATCAGACGGCACAAGGATACCTACCAGCATCACATCCTCATGGGCGGTCCGGCCTATTCGCTCCACGACGACAGACGCATTCCGCTAAGTCTGCTTAATAATATCCTCGGAGGGCCGGGTATGAACTCCCGGCTCAATCTCTCACTGCGTGAAGAGCATGGCTATGTCTATAACGTAGAGAGCAATTACACGCCTTATTCCGATACGGGAATCTTCAATATCTACCTCGGCTGCGCTCCCCGATATGCGGAAGCAGCCATGGAGCTTGTCAGAAAAGAGTTGCGCTATTTGATCCAACACCCTCTTTCTCCGATAGAACTGGAATCTGCCAAACGACAGTTCAAAGGGCAGCTCATCGTGTCGGCTGACAATAAGGAGTCCACATTCCTTTCATTGGGCAAGAGTATGCTCCTCTATGGCAAATACGATCCCCTTTCGGATATTTTCCATCGTATCGATGCCATTACCTCCGATCGGCTCCGTGAGATTGCGGCCGAAGTGCTGAATCCTGACAGCATGCTTACACTGATTTATTGCTGA
- a CDS encoding Dps family protein, translating to MKKILEVTGLKEQQVAPVVKGLSGLLADLQVYYSNLRGFHWNIRGAEFFVLHEQYEKMYDDLAGKIDEVAERILQLGGKPENRFSEYLKVAEVKEEHELVCAASTLKNVTDTLQIIMAKERAIAEVAGEAGDEVTVDLMIGFLSGQEKLVWMLSAYATK from the coding sequence ATGAAAAAGATTCTTGAAGTAACGGGTTTGAAAGAGCAGCAAGTTGCTCCCGTAGTGAAAGGTTTGTCCGGTTTGTTGGCCGACCTCCAAGTGTATTACTCCAACCTTCGCGGGTTCCACTGGAATATCCGTGGCGCAGAGTTCTTCGTTCTGCATGAGCAGTACGAGAAGATGTACGATGACCTCGCAGGGAAAATCGACGAGGTAGCTGAGCGTATCCTCCAACTTGGTGGCAAGCCTGAGAACCGCTTCAGCGAGTACCTGAAAGTAGCAGAAGTGAAGGAAGAGCACGAACTCGTTTGCGCTGCAAGTACGCTGAAGAATGTGACCGATACGCTGCAGATCATCATGGCGAAGGAGCGTGCCATCGCAGAAGTTGCCGGTGAGGCAGGCGATGAGGTAACGGTGGATTTGATGATCGGTTTCCTCTCCGGGCAAGAGAAGCTCGTTTGGATGCTGTCTGCCTACGCTACCAAGTAA
- a CDS encoding ABC transporter permease — MFSDLFAIWRYELCKTFRDMGMVIFFIIVPLLYPLLYSYIYSHEVVRDVPAMVVDRSNSTLSREYLRRVDATPEVSIVGHCTDMEEAKEQIRRRNAYGIIYVPEDFSEHLNTGRKAHISLYCDMSGLLYYKSLLIANTLVSLEMNKEIKIARSVGATERQGEIISYPIDYEDVALYNPTVGFASFLLPAVLILIIQQTLLLGIGLSAGTARERNKFHDLVPTDISHYSGALRIVFGKGLAYLTIYVPVLCYTLVIVPRMFGFIQLAEAMDLILFALPYLLACIFFAMSLSVVVRHRESCMMIFVFTSVPLLFISGVSWPGASIPEGWRIVSHLFPSTFGINGYIKIKSMGANLREVNSEYMALWLHTILYFLTTCAIYYRQVRKNRRHIREADSLIAQGYKEVLE, encoded by the coding sequence ATGTTCTCAGACCTCTTTGCCATATGGAGGTACGAGCTGTGCAAGACGTTCAGAGACATGGGTATGGTCATCTTTTTCATCATAGTGCCCCTCCTGTACCCACTCCTCTACAGCTATATATACAGCCATGAAGTGGTACGCGATGTGCCGGCCATGGTGGTGGACAGATCGAACTCGACACTGAGCCGCGAATACCTGCGAAGGGTAGATGCCACACCCGAAGTAAGCATCGTAGGACACTGCACCGATATGGAAGAGGCCAAGGAGCAAATCCGCAGACGCAATGCCTATGGCATCATCTACGTTCCGGAGGATTTCTCCGAACATCTCAATACCGGCAGGAAGGCCCATATCTCTCTCTACTGCGATATGAGCGGATTGCTCTACTACAAAAGCCTGCTCATTGCCAATACACTGGTTTCGCTGGAGATGAACAAAGAGATCAAGATAGCGCGCAGCGTAGGAGCTACCGAGCGTCAGGGAGAGATCATCTCTTACCCCATCGACTATGAAGACGTGGCACTGTATAACCCGACCGTCGGTTTCGCTTCCTTCCTGCTACCTGCCGTACTCATTCTGATCATACAGCAGACACTCCTGCTCGGCATAGGACTCTCGGCCGGTACGGCACGTGAGAGGAATAAGTTTCACGACCTCGTACCTACCGATATCAGCCACTACTCCGGCGCACTCCGTATCGTCTTTGGCAAGGGGCTGGCCTATCTGACCATCTACGTGCCGGTACTATGCTACACGCTGGTCATCGTACCACGCATGTTCGGCTTTATCCAGCTGGCAGAAGCCATGGATCTGATTCTCTTTGCCCTGCCCTATCTGCTGGCTTGTATCTTCTTCGCCATGTCGCTTTCTGTCGTGGTACGTCATCGGGAAAGCTGTATGATGATCTTCGTCTTTACTTCTGTACCGCTCCTTTTTATCTCCGGAGTGTCGTGGCCCGGGGCATCCATACCGGAGGGTTGGCGCATTGTCTCTCATCTCTTCCCATCCACATTCGGCATCAATGGATACATCAAAATCAAGTCCATGGGGGCCAATCTGCGAGAGGTCAATAGCGAGTACATGGCTCTTTGGCTACACACGATCCTCTACTTCCTGACTACCTGCGCCATCTACTACCGTCAGGTACGTAAGAACCGTCGCCACATTCGCGAAGCCGACTCTCTCATTGCACAAGGCTACAAAGAAGTCCTCGAATAA
- a CDS encoding ABC transporter permease: protein MSSKAMHGTALIATMRREVRQLTSRVLFLFCMVIAPVFCCLFFPSIMDMGLPQNLPAGIVDLDRTQTSRTIARHLNSMEQTQIVKQFENVREARLAVQRGEIYGYYYIPEGMTRDAYAQKQPKLSFYTNYAYMVGGSLLFRDNKMISELVAGAAARSQLYARGATESQAMDWLQPIVIDTHPIGNPWLNYSIYLSNIMIPGVLGLLIFMVTVCSIAMEIKRSTAREWMETAGGSMSIALLGKLLPQTVAFMLIGTFIDVYLYGFLSYPINGGFLPMLMVMYLFILACQGFGVLMFVTLPTMRLGLSFASLWGIISFSICGASFPALGMPTVMQSASALFPLRHYYLSYVTSALDGFSLKYAWTNILAFVIFALLPLLLLRRLKHILLTYKYVS, encoded by the coding sequence ATGAGCAGTAAGGCCATGCACGGGACAGCCCTTATAGCCACCATGCGCAGAGAGGTACGACAACTGACGAGTCGCGTCCTCTTCCTCTTCTGCATGGTGATAGCTCCTGTCTTTTGCTGTCTCTTCTTCCCCTCCATCATGGATATGGGGTTGCCGCAGAACCTGCCTGCGGGTATTGTGGATCTCGATCGTACACAGACGTCGCGCACCATAGCACGCCACCTCAATTCGATGGAGCAAACCCAAATCGTCAAGCAGTTCGAAAACGTGCGTGAGGCTCGGCTGGCAGTACAGCGAGGCGAGATATACGGTTACTACTATATACCCGAGGGAATGACACGGGATGCCTACGCACAGAAGCAGCCCAAGCTCTCCTTCTATACCAACTATGCCTATATGGTGGGTGGCTCGCTCCTCTTCAGGGACAACAAGATGATCAGCGAACTGGTAGCCGGTGCAGCCGCTCGTTCGCAACTTTATGCCCGAGGAGCCACCGAAAGCCAGGCTATGGACTGGCTACAGCCGATCGTTATCGACACGCACCCCATAGGCAATCCGTGGCTCAACTACTCCATCTACCTGAGCAATATCATGATACCCGGCGTACTGGGTCTGCTCATCTTCATGGTCACAGTGTGTAGCATAGCCATGGAGATCAAGAGATCGACAGCTCGAGAATGGATGGAGACGGCCGGCGGCAGTATGTCCATCGCCCTTTTGGGCAAGCTGCTACCCCAAACCGTGGCATTCATGCTCATCGGCACCTTTATAGACGTATATCTGTATGGCTTCCTCTCCTACCCGATCAATGGCGGATTCTTGCCGATGCTGATGGTCATGTATCTCTTCATCCTCGCTTGTCAGGGTTTTGGCGTACTGATGTTCGTCACCCTCCCGACGATGAGGTTGGGACTTAGCTTTGCTTCCCTATGGGGCATTATCTCTTTCTCCATATGCGGAGCCTCGTTTCCCGCTCTCGGTATGCCGACTGTCATGCAGTCCGCCAGCGCGCTATTTCCGTTGAGGCACTACTATCTCTCTTATGTGACAAGTGCCCTTGATGGATTTTCCCTGAAATATGCTTGGACCAATATCCTCGCTTTCGTCATCTTCGCATTGCTGCCGCTACTGCTCCTTCGCCGGCTCAAGCACATACTCCTAACCTACAAATACGTCTCTTGA